In Deltaproteobacteria bacterium, the genomic stretch CTGGGTGAGCATTTCCGCCTACCGCAAGACCGAGTCCGACGGCAGCGGCGGCGACTTCACCTCGTCGCCGTTCGTGAAGCAGGGCTACGCGCGTCGCAATCGTCAGCTGTCCCAAGAGCTTCGCGTGCATCGCGAAGGCACTCGTGGGGACTGGGTGCTTGGCCTCTACGCCTTCGGCTACGACGAAGAGCGTGTCGACTTTTTCGGCTTCACGGAGCTGACCCCCGCGGACACCTTCTTTCCCGGACAACCGGAGCTGCCGGCCGGTTATCAGGAGCAGTCGATTCCGGACATCGAGGCGCGCAGTGCATCGCTGTTCTCCGACGGCACTCTGCGCGTCGGCGAGCGCTGGGAGCTGACGGCCGGCCTCCGAGTGAGCTGGGACAGGCGCTGGATCCGCTACGACCACGCCGGGACGCTGCCGGGCTTCTCGTTCTTCGCACCGACGCTGCGCTTCACAGACTCGTTCGAGGAGACGACCGTCACGCCGCGGGTCGCCGTGCGCTACGCGGCCAACGACGCACTGAGCCTGTACGCAACGATTGCCCGCGGCCAGAAGGCGGCAGGCTTCAATCCGAGCTTCGCGTTCTCGTCGGACCTGCTTTACGACAAGGAGTCGGCGTGGAGCTACGAGATCGGCGCCAAGGGGATGGCGCTCGATGGCGCGATCGACTTCGCGCTGTCCGCGTTCTACTTCGATTGGCGCGACAAGCAGGCCTACTACTACAACGGCTTCTTCGTGACGATTCAGAACGCGCCGAAGGCGCGGTCCTACGGCGCAGAGCTCGAGCTCGCGTGGCGGGCGAGCGAGCGGTTGAGCATCGGCGCCCAACTCGGCTGGCTGCGAGCGAACTTCGTGCGTTTCGAGAACGCGGGCGACTCGAGCACGGGGTCGCCGGTGGACGCGAGCGGCTTCCGGCTGCCGCTCGCACCGCGCTTCAGCGGCAACGTCTTCGCGGAGTACGTGCTGCCCCTACCGCGCGAGATCTCGCTGCGCGGTCGCCTCGCCTACGACTTCCGATCGTCGTTCACCTTCGACGTGCTCGAGCGCTCGCGAACCGAAGCGGTGGGGCTGCTCGGCGCGACGCTTGCGCTCGAGCGAGGTCGCTTCGAGCTGTCGTTCGCGGCCGAGAATCTCGTCGACGAGCGCTACCTCGCGTACGCCTACTCGACCGATCGCGGGCTTCCTGCGGAGCCGCGGACGTTCCGCGGCAGCTTGCGCGTGCGCTTCTGACCCTCAGCGTCGCGCATCTCCGAAGCGCAGGCGCCACGACGCGAGCCAGAGCAGCGGAACGACGCCGATCGCGAGCGCGATCGGCGCGACGGAGGTCCAGCGCTCCGCAAGCACACCGCCGGCGCCCCAGCTCGCAAAGCCAGCAATCTGCAGCACCGAGTACTGCGCGGTGAAGTCGGTCCCCGCGGTCGAGCCACGCGCGCGATCCATCATCATCGCGTAGAGCGTCGTGGTGGAGAAAGCGACACCGAAGTGGGCGGCGGCGATGCAGGCGACGAGCGCGGATGGAGCGGGCGCTCCGCTCGCGAACGTGGCAAGGCCCGGCGCTAGCGAGAGCGCGAACACGGCACCCGCGGCGCGGAACGCCCGCTCGCGCGGACGGCCCCGCATCCATGCCCCCGCCGCCCCCGCCCCGCCGATCCCTGCCGCGCTCGAACAGACGCCGTACACGAGGCCGATCTGCGTGAGATCCAAGCCCGCGTCGACGAGCGCGCCCTGGTAGGGAACGCCGAACAGCCCGTAACCAAGACCGAAGCCCGCAAGCCACACGAGCCAGCGGCGCATCTCCCAGCCCCGGCCGATCGCAGCGAAGTCTGCGAGGCGCGCGCGGGGGAGGCGCGCCAGCGAATCGGGCTCCGAAGCTCGTGCCGCAAGGAGAAACGGAATCGCGTAGAGGGCCGCGACCCCATAACAAGTCGCGCTCCAGCCCCACAGTCCGACCCCCACCACGGCCACGCCTCCGCCGAGAAGGTTTCCCGCCATCTGCCCTGCATTCAGCGCCGCGTTGCCGTCGCCTCGCTCGTGTGACTCGAGCACCACGACCGCGAGACCGTGAGCCGCCGTATCGACCGTGGCGCAGAGCGTCGTCAGAAGGACGAGGAAGCCGATCCCGAGCGCGCGATCTCGGGCGATCACGTCGGAGACGTCGGCTGCGCCGAGTGCGCACACGAGGGCCGCAACACTGGGCAGCAGCGTGATCACCCAGCTCCGGTAGCGACCGAACCGCTCGCTTCCGAAGCGATCGACGAGCGGCGCCCACGCGAACTTGAAGGCCCACGGGAGGAAGGCGAGCGAGAGCCAGCCGATCTCTTCGAGCGAGGCTCCCGCACGGCGCAGCAGCACGGGCAGCGTGGTGTTGAGCAGCGCCATCGGTAACTGCTCGCCGAGACCGAGCGCGAACAACAACGCGAGCCGATCACGCCGCGTCCGTGGTTTGCGAGGCCGGTCGTCCACCGACGAGGCGAGGTGTTCGGCCATGATCCGAGCGGTGCCGACGGGAGAGCGCGAGTTCCTGCGCGACGGAACCTCCCGAGGCCGATCGGCACCCTCTGACTCGCCGACCGCGAGGATCGTCATGTCCCTCTCATTCGGGTTGTTCGTCAACTGCGGGGCACCCGAAGGACGAGACGACGCCGGCGTGCTCGATCTCGCCGTCGCGCAGGCGGATCACGCGGAGCGGCTCGGCTACGACCAGGTGTGGCTCACCGAGCACCACTTCATCCGCTTCGGGATCAATCCCTCGGCGCTCGCGTTCGCCGGGTACCTGCTGGGGAGGACGCAGCGGATCCGCGTCGGCACTGCCGTGACGCTCGCGCCGCTCTACCACCCGCTCCAACTCGCCGAGCAGGCAGCGCTGCTCGACCAGCTATCGAATGGCCGCTTTGACTTCGGGCTTGGGCGAGGCGGTTATCGACGCGACTTCGAGGAGTTCGAGATCGACTCGGCGCGCTGGGGCATCGAGGTCGAGAGGACTCTCAGCGCGCTCGAACGCGCCTGGGCGCCCGGTTCCGACGTTCTGCCTCGCCCGCGAACGCAGCCGTTCCCGCCGCTCTACGTGGCGAGCACGACGCCCGCTTCGCTCGACCGAGCCGCGCGTATCGGAGCGCCGCTACTCCACTACTTCGCGACACCGCTCGACGCGCGCGCGAAGGTCGAGGCCGCGTACCGCGAAGCGGCGCGAGCCGCGGAGGCTCCGCCGCAGCGCGGGCCGCACGTGCACAGCTTCGTATGCGCCGTCAGCGACGACGCGCCCGCAACGCGCGCTGCGATACGCGACTACCTCACGCGCTCCTTCCGAGACGGAGACCATCCGCACGTCGGCGGCGCGGCGAGCCGCGGACGCCACGGCCCCGAAGGAGCGCCGCGCGACAATGCCGCGCTCGCGAACGGCGTCGCCGACGCTGCGCTGATCGGGACCCCGGCCGAGCTCGTCCGCGCATTCGAGACGCTTCGCGACGAGCACGGCGTTCGCAACGCGGCGCTCTACGTGGAGCCGTGCGGGGAGCGCAGCGCCGTACTCGAGACCGTGTCGCGTTTCGCAACGGAGGTGATGCCGCGGCTGAGCGCGAGTCAGCGCCTTCGCGCCGACCACGCGCCGTAGATCAGCGAGCCGAACACCTTCTGCACCTCCTCGAAGCCGGCGCCCTCGAGGAGCGCGACGATGCGCGCTTCGTCGCGCAGGGCGGGATCGACGCCGATGCGCGCGAGCATGCCGTCGGCGAGCGTGGGCTCGATGCCGGACATCACCGCCTGGCGCCGCCACGAAGCGAGGAGGAGCTGCCGGTCCTGGCCCGCCGCGACATGCGCGTCTGCGGTGAAAAGCAGGCCCCCCGGGCGCAGCAACGCGGCGAGCTTCCCGAAGAACGCGGCAGCCGCATCGTCGGGCACGACGTGCTGCGACACGAGGATTGACGTAGCGGCGTCGAACGCGCGGGTCGGCACAAAGGCGTCGAGCGTCTCGGCCCGGAGCGCGATGCGCTCGCCCAAGCCTTCGTCCGCAACCCGGTGCGCGCAGTGCGCGAGCATCGGCTCAGCGGGCTCGATCGCGACGAAGCGTGCGTCCGGAAGCGAGCGCGCGAGCGCAAACAGCTCTTCACCCGTTCCGGCGCCGACCACGAGCACGTCGGACCGCGGAGGCAGTTGCGTGAGGAACGCGCGGCAGAGGCGGTAGAGCCCCTCGCGTCCGGGGATCGCCGCGTCGGCGCGCCGCGCGTAGTTCGCTGCCCATTCGCCGTCGTAAGTCGCCATGCTTCGTCTTCGTCCGAGCCGGTGCACTCACGCAGCGGTTTGTCGCCACACCGCGACGTTGCCGTCGCCGTCGATCGCGGCGAGCAGCCGATCGTCCGGCGAGAACGCGACGCGTTCGATCGCGCCGCTGAGCACCGCGGCGCCCGCGGTGCGCGCCTTGCCCGTCTGCCCGATCGACCACACCCCGACGCCGCCATCGCGGCCGCCCGAAGCGAGCAGACCCTTGCGGTTCGCGAAGCGCAGCGCGGAAACCGGCAGCTGGTGGAGGTCGAGCAGCAGCGGGCGGCTTCCCTCGGGCCCGCGGCCGGAGAAGTCCCACACGCAGATCTGCTTACCGCCGCCGGTGGCGAGCCAGCGCGATCGCGCATCGAACGCGAGCGCCGTGGGCTTCACCTCGTAGCCCGACATCTCCGCGTCTCGGCCACTCGTGCGCCGCCAGAAGTGCACGCTCGATTCCTGCGTCGCGCACGCGGCGATCTTCGCGTCCGACGAGATGACGAGCCCGAGCAGCGAGCTCTTGTACGACAGGCGCTGCTCGAGCGCCCCCGTCTCCGCGTTCCAGAATGCGACGGCGCCGTAACAACTCGTGCCGAGCTGCTCGCGGCAAAAGGCGAGGCCGCTAACGGTGCTGGCGTGGTCGTCGCAAGAGAACGCCTCGCTGCCGTCCTCGCGGTAGACGCGCGCACGCTTGCCGGCGGCGATCGCGTAGCGCGCACCGTCGGGCGACCACGCGGCGTGCTCGCCCCAGCTCGCGCCGAGCGCATGCTCGCGCCGCAGCGCGCCGCTCGTCTCTTCCCAGAGTCGCGCGGCACCGTCCTGGCCCGTGCTGAGGAGTCCTCGCGCATTGGGATGGCCGGCGATCGCGAGCACGCCGCCCGGGTGCGCCTCGACGCGCCACGCCTCGGCGCCGCTTTGGGCGTCGAACGCCGCGAGGGCTCCGCTCGCATCGCTCACGAACAGCCGCGCGCTGCTCGCCGACCAGGCGAGGTCCGTCGCCCAATCGCCGGCCTTCGCCTGCCAGAGCAACGCGAGGGCGCCCGTGGAATACGCCTTGCCTCCCGCCGCCTTCACGCGAGACAGGCCCGGAAGCCAGTCTCGATCTCGGCGCGCGGCAGATCGCGCCCGATGAACACGAGCTGGTTGCGGCGCGGCTTGCGGCCCCAGGCGCGTTCCGGCTTCGCCTCGAAGAGCATGTGTACGCCCTGGAACACGTAGCGGCGCTCGTCGCCGGTGAAGGCGAGGAAGCCCTTCATGCGAAAGAGATTCACGCCGTGAGTGCGCAGCAGGTCGCCGATCCACGCGTCGAACTTGTCCGGGCGCACGTCGCCGTCGGCCTCGATCGCGATCGACGAGACGGCCTCGTCGTGCTCGTGCTGCAGCGCCCAGCGCCGCTCGGCGACCGGGACAGCGCTCGCACCGTCCGGCAGCGCGATGCGCATCGAGAACTCTTCGGGGAAGTGCTCGGTGAAGACGGCGACGTGCGCCGGCTCCTCGAGCGCGAGCCCGAAGTGTTTGACGCCAGGGCCCTCGAGCACGGCGGACGCGTGCTCCCCCGTCGCACGAATGGTCCCGCCGGGCGCGACGCGCCGCGCCGGCTCCGAGAAGGCGCGCATCGCCTCGTCTGCGGCCTCGCGCAAGGACGCCTCGTCCCAGTGGACCACGGGCGTCACACGGATCGACATGGTTGGGTCGGGCCCCTCGGCGAGCTCGAGCGTCGCGCGTCCGGCCGGCAGGGCGTAGACGCCGCTCCACTCGAACGGGTACTCCGGTTCGAGGAAGGTTGGTCGCTTCGCCAGCGCGCCGTCGAGATCGAAGCCGCCGATCGAGAGCACACGCTCGACTGCGATCTCGGCGTTCCGCGTGCGGAAGATTCTCGCCATGCCGTTCATCGCGCGGATCCGCGTTTCGAGCGTGTCGAGCTCGCGCGGCATCACGAGGTCCGTCTTGTTGAGCAGAACGACGTCCGCGAAGGCGACCTGCTCTTCGCACTCGCGGCTTCGCCCGAGTTGTTGGGCGACATGCTTGGCGTCGACGAGCGTGACGATTCCGTCGAGCCAGAACTGCTCACGGACCTCGTCGTCCATGAAGAAGGTCTGCGCCACGGGACCCGGGTCGGCGAGGCCGGTGGTCTCGAGCAGCACGTGGTCGAACTTGTCGCGGCGCTTCGCGAGGTTGCCGAGGATGCGGATCAGGTCCCCCCGCACCGTGCAGCAGATGCAGCCGTTGTTCATCTCGAAGATTTCTTCGTCGGCGTCGATCACGAGCCCTTGGTCGACGCCGATCTCGCCGTACTCATTCTCGATCACGGCGATCCGTTGGCCGTGTCGTTCGGTGAGGATTCGATTCAGCAGCGTCGTCTTCCCGGAGCCAAGAAATCCGGTGAGGATCGTTACGGGCGTCCTATCCATCGGGGCGCTCCTTTTTCTCGAAGAGCGCGCGCACGTCGGCCTCGACGACCTCCGCGAGCGGTTTGTGGATCGAGCGGCGGTCCGGCCGCGCTCCGGAGCGCGAGACCGCGATCACCGTCTCGAGCGGCGGGCAGCCCGGCTCGCGGCATGCGAGCTCGATCACCAACACCGTGTCGTCGTCGGCGAGCTGAGCGTGTGCAGCCGTCCACGCCTTGATCGCGCGCACGAGCGCGATCCGGGCGCGCGCGTCGTCAGCGCCGTTACGCAGCATCGATCGCTCTGGGCGCGTCGCGCTCGGCGAGCCACGTGCGCCCGTCCTCGAGATGAACGACGCGGGTGATCTCGTTGGGAAGGCTCGCCGTCTCGTGTGCGGTCCAGACGATCGTGAGCGGACGCGCGCGCGAGAGCTCACGCAGCCGCTCGACGACGCGCGCCTGCGCGCGCCGATCGATGCCGGCGGTGGGTTCGTCGAGCAGCAGCAGCTCGGGATCTGTCGCGAGCAGTCCGGCGAGTGCGACGCGCCGCCGCTCGCCGAAGCTAAGCGAGTAGGGGGAGCGGCCGGCGAGCGCGGAGAGCGCGAGCGCGTCGAGCTCCGCGAGCGCGCGTGCGTGTGCCGCTCCGGCGGAGACGCCGCGCTGCAGCAGCCCCCACGCGACGTCGTCGCTGACGGTCGGCGCGAGCAGCTGGTCATCCGGGTTCTGGAACAGAAAGCCGACGCGTGGATCGAGCCGGTCTGCGAGCCGCGAGCGCGCGTCGAGCACGTGTCCGAAGCGGTGGAGCGCACCGCTCGCGATCGCGTCGAGGCCAGCGATCGCGCGAAGCAGCGTCGTCTTGCCCGATCCGCTGTCGCCAACGAGTGCGATCCACTCGCACTCGCCGGCGCGAAAGCAGATCTCTTCGAGCAGGGGCCGCGCCGCGCGTCCCGCGAGACTCACCCCGACGAGCGCGAGCGTGTCTCCGCCCAAGCACGGCGTCGCGGCGCCGCCCTTCCCGCGGAGCTGCGCACACTCGGCGGCGCGCTCGCCGCGTTCGATCGCACCCGCGAGCCCGTTTCCGATCAAGGAGCCGAGTGCGCCGAGCGGCGCGCTCGCGCGGCCGAGTCGCGCGCGGACGGCGCATTGACGCGCGCGCCATTCCGCTTCGAGCACGCGGGCGTGAAGCACCGAGCGGTCGATCGAGTCGAGGACCGGGAGCGGCGCCCCGAGCGCGCTCACGAGTGCGCGGAAATCTCGCCACGGCGTCGTCGCCGCGAACCAAGCCGCCCACGCGCCTCCGCACACTATGCGCGCCGCCACCAGCGCGAGCTCCGAGGTGGCGCCGAGCGCCCAGTGACCCAGCAGCGCCGCGGCGGCTGGCGGCGCGACCCACACCGCGCGACCGAGCGCGCGGCGGCCACCCTCTACCGCGCATGCAACGACGCCGCAGCATCCGAGGGCGACGATCGGCGCGAGATCGGCGAGCGCCGCGTTCGCGAGCAGCGCGACGAGTAGCGCGGTGAAGCGCGCGGCCGCGGCGCGCACGCCGAGCCGCTCAACGCGCATCATCACGCTGCTGCGACGCTTGCACGAAGCGGCCCGTGACGAAGCCGGCGCCGAACAGCAGCGCGATCGTCGCGGCGAGTCCGAGCTCGCTCCCGCTCAGGTCGAGCAGCGAAGCACGCGCCGGCTGACCCGCCCGCTCCGCGGTGGCTGCGAACACGCTCTCGTCGATCCCGGTCACTGCGCAGCCGGTCAGCGCCACCACGGCGAACGCGGCCGCTGCCGATCGCCCGAGCCGGAGACGGGCCGGGACGCGGTCCCGCGCCGCCAGCGCGCGGAGCGCATACGCGGACAGCGCGCCCTCGAGCACCGCGAGTGGGATCTGGGTCGGGGCAAAGCCGAGCAGCACGGCGGTGAAGGTCTGGGCCGGTGCGACGGAGCGCGCGAGGCCGAACGCGAGCAGGGCTGCATCCCCGACGTAGACGCACAGGTCTGCGATCGCACAGCTGGCCGCGACCGCGGGGAACGCGGGCACCCGACAGGCGCGCAGCAGCGCGAACAATGCGAGCGCCGAGACCGGCCCGATCACGCCGAGCGTGAGCAAGTTGGCGCCGAGTGTGGTCAGCCCGCCGTGCGCGAAGAACAGTGCATGGGCCGCGAGCACGCACGCAGTCGGCCAGACGACGCGCCGCACGCCGACCATCAGGGCGAACAGCGGCGTCAAGCAGATGTGCGAGCTCGCCCCTGCGACCGGCACCGGAATCGGGAACAGAGACGCCGCGAAGATCACTGCGGTCGCGGTCGCAGTGAGAGCGCGTTCATCCGGGGGAGCAGCGTGCCGCTCGCCCGCCAGGCTCCAGGTGAGCGGGACCGCCGCCACGGCCGTCCAAAGCGCGGCGTGCGCGAGGGGGAGGGTGCCTTCAGCGAGATGCAACGCGGGGGCTCCAGAAGCGCATCCGACGCTAAGTGCCGACCTGCGCCGCGAAGTTCCCTCCACGTGCGCCCTGCTCACACCGCGGAGACTGAGGGAACTAGAAGATAGGGACCGGCACTTCGTCCTCGTGAGTCGCGTCTTACGTCTCGCGACGGCCCTTCTCTGGGGAGCTCTGGCCTCCGCTCACCTCAACGCGGAGCCCCACGCTGGCGCGCACCGCCACGAACACGCGGCGCCCCACGCCGGCGAGCTGATCGAGCTCGGCGAGGAGTTCGCACACGTCGAGCTGCTGCGAGACGTCGCAGGGGGCCGCGTCACCGCGTGGATCCTGGACGGCGAGGCTCAGCGCGGCGTGCCGATCGCTCAGGCCGAGGTGGTGATCGCGTGGCGCACTCCATCCGGCGCGCCGCTAAGGCTGGTCCTCCGCGCGGTCGAGAATCCGCTCTCCGGCGAGCGCGTGGGCTCGACATCGCAGTTCACGGCGACCCATCCGCAGTTGAAGCGCCCGGGTGCAGTCGACGGGGAGATCGAACGCATCGAGCTGAAGGGGCGTGCGTTCGAGCGCATCCCCGTTCGCCTCGACTGATCGCGAAGGAGGCCGCATG encodes the following:
- a CDS encoding GTP-binding protein; its protein translation is MDRTPVTILTGFLGSGKTTLLNRILTERHGQRIAVIENEYGEIGVDQGLVIDADEEIFEMNNGCICCTVRGDLIRILGNLAKRRDKFDHVLLETTGLADPGPVAQTFFMDDEVREQFWLDGIVTLVDAKHVAQQLGRSRECEEQVAFADVVLLNKTDLVMPRELDTLETRIRAMNGMARIFRTRNAEIAVERVLSIGGFDLDGALAKRPTFLEPEYPFEWSGVYALPAGRATLELAEGPDPTMSIRVTPVVHWDEASLREAADEAMRAFSEPARRVAPGGTIRATGEHASAVLEGPGVKHFGLALEEPAHVAVFTEHFPEEFSMRIALPDGASAVPVAERRWALQHEHDEAVSSIAIEADGDVRPDKFDAWIGDLLRTHGVNLFRMKGFLAFTGDERRYVFQGVHMLFEAKPERAWGRKPRRNQLVFIGRDLPRAEIETGFRACLA
- a CDS encoding LLM class flavin-dependent oxidoreductase, with amino-acid sequence MSLSFGLFVNCGAPEGRDDAGVLDLAVAQADHAERLGYDQVWLTEHHFIRFGINPSALAFAGYLLGRTQRIRVGTAVTLAPLYHPLQLAEQAALLDQLSNGRFDFGLGRGGYRRDFEEFEIDSARWGIEVERTLSALERAWAPGSDVLPRPRTQPFPPLYVASTTPASLDRAARIGAPLLHYFATPLDARAKVEAAYREAARAAEAPPQRGPHVHSFVCAVSDDAPATRAAIRDYLTRSFRDGDHPHVGGAASRGRHGPEGAPRDNAALANGVADAALIGTPAELVRAFETLRDEHGVRNAALYVEPCGERSAVLETVSRFATEVMPRLSASQRLRADHAP
- a CDS encoding class I SAM-dependent methyltransferase; this translates as MATYDGEWAANYARRADAAIPGREGLYRLCRAFLTQLPPRSDVLVVGAGTGEELFALARSLPDARFVAIEPAEPMLAHCAHRVADEGLGERIALRAETLDAFVPTRAFDAATSILVSQHVVPDDAAAAFFGKLAALLRPGGLLFTADAHVAAGQDRQLLLASWRRQAVMSGIEPTLADGMLARIGVDPALRDEARIVALLEGAGFEEVQKVFGSLIYGAWSARRR
- a CDS encoding ABC transporter ATP-binding protein, translated to MMMRVERLGVRAAAARFTALLVALLANAALADLAPIVALGCCGVVACAVEGGRRALGRAVWVAPPAAAALLGHWALGATSELALVAARIVCGGAWAAWFAATTPWRDFRALVSALGAPLPVLDSIDRSVLHARVLEAEWRARQCAVRARLGRASAPLGALGSLIGNGLAGAIERGERAAECAQLRGKGGAATPCLGGDTLALVGVSLAGRAARPLLEEICFRAGECEWIALVGDSGSGKTTLLRAIAGLDAIASGALHRFGHVLDARSRLADRLDPRVGFLFQNPDDQLLAPTVSDDVAWGLLQRGVSAGAAHARALAELDALALSALAGRSPYSLSFGERRRVALAGLLATDPELLLLDEPTAGIDRRAQARVVERLRELSRARPLTIVWTAHETASLPNEITRVVHLEDGRTWLAERDAPRAIDAA
- a CDS encoding MFS transporter, with the protein product MALLNTTLPVLLRRAGASLEEIGWLSLAFLPWAFKFAWAPLVDRFGSERFGRYRSWVITLLPSVAALVCALGAADVSDVIARDRALGIGFLVLLTTLCATVDTAAHGLAVVVLESHERGDGNAALNAGQMAGNLLGGGVAVVGVGLWGWSATCYGVAALYAIPFLLAARASEPDSLARLPRARLADFAAIGRGWEMRRWLVWLAGFGLGYGLFGVPYQGALVDAGLDLTQIGLVYGVCSSAAGIGGAGAAGAWMRGRPRERAFRAAGAVFALSLAPGLATFASGAPAPSALVACIAAAHFGVAFSTTTLYAMMMDRARGSTAGTDFTAQYSVLQIAGFASWGAGGVLAERWTSVAPIALAIGVVPLLWLASWRLRFGDARR
- a CDS encoding nitrate reductase, whose translation is MLRNGADDARARIALVRAIKAWTAAHAQLADDDTVLVIELACREPGCPPLETVIAVSRSGARPDRRSIHKPLAEVVEADVRALFEKKERPDG
- a CDS encoding TonB-dependent receptor; this encodes MSISAYRKTESDGSGGDFTSSPFVKQGYARRNRQLSQELRVHREGTRGDWVLGLYAFGYDEERVDFFGFTELTPADTFFPGQPELPAGYQEQSIPDIEARSASLFSDGTLRVGERWELTAGLRVSWDRRWIRYDHAGTLPGFSFFAPTLRFTDSFEETTVTPRVAVRYAANDALSLYATIARGQKAAGFNPSFAFSSDLLYDKESAWSYEIGAKGMALDGAIDFALSAFYFDWRDKQAYYYNGFFVTIQNAPKARSYGAELELAWRASERLSIGAQLGWLRANFVRFENAGDSSTGSPVDASGFRLPLAPRFSGNVFAEYVLPLPREISLRGRLAYDFRSSFTFDVLERSRTEAVGLLGATLALERGRFELSFAAENLVDERYLAYAYSTDRGLPAEPRTFRGSLRVRF
- a CDS encoding energy-coupling factor ABC transporter permease, translated to MHLAEGTLPLAHAALWTAVAAVPLTWSLAGERHAAPPDERALTATATAVIFAASLFPIPVPVAGASSHICLTPLFALMVGVRRVVWPTACVLAAHALFFAHGGLTTLGANLLTLGVIGPVSALALFALLRACRVPAFPAVAASCAIADLCVYVGDAALLAFGLARSVAPAQTFTAVLLGFAPTQIPLAVLEGALSAYALRALAARDRVPARLRLGRSAAAAFAVVALTGCAVTGIDESVFAATAERAGQPARASLLDLSGSELGLAATIALLFGAGFVTGRFVQASQQRDDAR